From the Ruminiclostridium josui JCM 17888 genome, one window contains:
- a CDS encoding D-2-hydroxyacid dehydrogenase, with protein MKIVVLDGYTLNPGDMSWDAMGQLGELIVYDRTPADKIIERIDNAEIVLTNKVILTKEILEKTPSVKYIGVMATGYNVVDIQCAKELGIIVTNVPAYSTDSVAQMVFAFILEFCHHVGEHNRAVHAGKWTKNIDFSFWDYPLIEIKNKTLGIIGFGAIGQRVAKIAEIFGMKVLFYSRTSKPNLETDNIKYAKLEKVLAESDFITVHCPLTEHTKGLINKVTISKMKNGAFLINTSRGPVIDENDVADALKTGKLAGLGTDVVSVEPITGDNPLLGAKNCIITPHFAWATKEARERLMDTLINNIELFIKGTPVNVVNNQ; from the coding sequence ATGAAAATAGTTGTATTAGACGGATATACACTGAATCCAGGAGATATGTCCTGGGATGCAATGGGACAACTCGGCGAATTGATAGTATACGACAGAACTCCGGCTGACAAGATAATTGAAAGAATTGATAATGCAGAAATAGTTCTTACAAACAAAGTAATTCTTACAAAAGAAATATTAGAAAAAACCCCATCAGTTAAATATATTGGCGTAATGGCGACAGGATATAACGTAGTTGATATTCAATGTGCAAAGGAACTCGGAATAATTGTGACAAATGTACCTGCATACAGTACGGATTCAGTAGCTCAAATGGTATTTGCGTTTATACTAGAGTTCTGTCACCACGTTGGTGAACATAATAGAGCTGTCCATGCAGGAAAGTGGACAAAGAACATTGATTTTTCATTTTGGGACTATCCTCTTATTGAAATAAAAAATAAAACTTTAGGTATAATCGGGTTTGGCGCCATAGGACAAAGAGTAGCCAAAATAGCAGAGATATTCGGTATGAAAGTATTGTTTTACAGCAGAACATCAAAACCTAACCTTGAAACGGATAATATAAAATATGCTAAATTGGAGAAGGTACTTGCCGAGTCAGATTTTATAACAGTACACTGTCCTCTGACAGAGCATACAAAAGGACTAATAAACAAGGTTACAATATCTAAAATGAAGAATGGGGCTTTTCTTATAAATACATCAAGAGGACCAGTTATTGACGAAAACGATGTGGCAGACGCTCTTAAAACAGGAAAACTCGCGGGCTTAGGAACAGATGTGGTGTCTGTTGAGCCAATAACAGGAGATAACCCTTTGCTTGGTGCAAAAAACTGCATAATAACACCGCATTTTGCATGGGCTACAAAGGAAGCTCGGGAAAGGCTTATGGATACATTAATTAACAATATCGAGCTTTTTATAAAGGGAACTCCGGTTAATGTCGTTAATAATCAGTAA
- a CDS encoding ATP-binding protein, which yields MYINTNELILYKYFYRPDIFENLSWVINNYQNKAFSKENIKSRLYEGLHKLVEFSVDHGFSGNLFHCYLTYVLITNENAFSRSCEVSEKPNGTINQLALNDFIILKKLYDFDLSLIDEVLQTQSLNIIKTFTSFYTAKNTINNLPYFEELVNSLSTSQNEHTFYEIITDFYKKFGVGKFGLNKAFSVIHCDNTIELKPITNTEPILLNDLVGYQIQKNELVKNTEAFVQGRKANNVLLYGDSGTGKSSSIKAILNEYFKYGLRMIEVYKHQMKDLPLIIEQIKDRKYKFIIYMDDLSFEDYETDYKYLKAVIEGGLEAKPDNVLIYATSNRRHIIREKWSDKNERDDDLHTNDTVQEKLSLSARFGLPILYIAPNRKEFQQIVKVLADRYHINIPEEELYMEANRWELRNGGLSGRTAQHFITYLLGRK from the coding sequence ATGTATATTAACACAAATGAATTAATCCTGTACAAGTATTTTTACCGGCCTGATATTTTTGAAAACCTTTCGTGGGTTATAAACAATTATCAGAACAAAGCTTTTTCCAAGGAAAATATAAAGTCAAGGCTATACGAGGGGTTGCATAAATTAGTTGAGTTTTCAGTTGACCATGGGTTTAGCGGTAATTTGTTTCATTGTTACCTTACCTATGTTCTTATTACAAATGAGAATGCCTTTTCACGGTCTTGTGAAGTATCTGAAAAACCAAATGGTACAATAAACCAACTGGCATTAAATGATTTCATTATATTAAAAAAATTATATGACTTTGATTTATCCTTAATAGACGAAGTTCTTCAAACCCAGTCTTTAAACATCATTAAAACTTTTACATCCTTCTACACCGCTAAAAATACAATTAATAATCTGCCGTACTTTGAAGAACTGGTAAATAGTCTATCAACATCCCAGAATGAACATACATTCTATGAAATAATAACTGACTTTTACAAAAAGTTCGGTGTAGGAAAATTTGGGTTAAACAAAGCTTTCAGTGTTATACACTGTGATAATACCATTGAACTTAAGCCTATTACGAATACAGAACCAATACTTCTTAATGATCTTGTGGGCTATCAAATTCAAAAAAACGAGCTTGTAAAGAACACAGAAGCTTTTGTACAGGGACGCAAAGCCAATAATGTGCTCCTGTACGGAGATAGTGGTACTGGAAAATCATCTAGTATCAAAGCTATTTTAAATGAATACTTTAAATATGGCCTCAGAATGATTGAGGTATATAAACACCAAATGAAAGATTTGCCTCTTATTATAGAGCAAATAAAGGATAGGAAGTATAAGTTTATAATATACATGGATGACTTGTCCTTTGAAGATTATGAAACAGATTATAAATACCTGAAGGCTGTCATAGAAGGGGGCCTTGAGGCAAAGCCAGACAACGTACTTATATATGCTACCTCTAACAGGAGACATATTATCCGTGAGAAGTGGAGTGACAAGAACGAAAGGGATGACGACCTTCATACCAATGATACGGTTCAGGAAAAGCTTTCATTATCAGCAAGATTTGGTTTACCAATTCTGTATATAGCTCCAAACAGAAAAGAATTTCAGCAAATTGTTAAGGTACTTGCTGATAGGTATCATATTAATATTCCTGAAGAAGAACTTTATATGGAAGCCAACCGATGGGAACTGCGAAACGGCGGTTTATCAGGAAGAACAGCTCAACATTTTATCACATATCTACTGGGAAGAAAATAA
- a CDS encoding methionine ABC transporter permease, protein MEYSLEFLSQLGKAAKETLLMVSIATVIGCVAGLLLGLILYITSNSLLYKNRTINIIAGFIINIIRSIPFVILLVLLVPVTLKLVGSTIGPKAASVPLTAASIAFFARLAEVSFEEVDKGLIEAALAMGGGIKHIVSGVLLVEALPSLIRALTVTIISIIGYSAMAGTVGGGGIGDLAVRFGYYRYQMDVMFITVILLIIVVQIIQVSGEKIAKRLTKN, encoded by the coding sequence ATGGAATATAGCTTAGAGTTTTTATCCCAACTGGGAAAAGCGGCAAAAGAAACCTTATTGATGGTGTCTATTGCAACAGTTATTGGCTGTGTGGCAGGGCTACTATTAGGACTTATTCTTTACATAACCTCCAACAGCTTGCTTTATAAAAACAGGACAATTAATATTATTGCAGGTTTTATCATAAACATCATAAGATCCATACCGTTTGTTATTCTTCTGGTACTTTTAGTTCCCGTAACACTGAAGCTAGTAGGCTCTACTATAGGGCCAAAAGCGGCATCGGTACCATTGACAGCTGCATCAATAGCATTTTTTGCAAGGCTTGCAGAAGTTTCCTTTGAAGAGGTTGATAAAGGTTTGATAGAGGCAGCTTTAGCTATGGGAGGCGGAATAAAGCATATCGTATCGGGTGTATTGCTGGTGGAGGCTTTGCCTTCCTTAATAAGGGCTTTAACAGTAACTATAATAAGTATTATAGGATATTCGGCAATGGCAGGGACTGTCGGCGGAGGCGGTATTGGCGATTTGGCAGTCAGATTCGGTTACTATAGATACCAGATGGATGTAATGTTTATAACAGTTATTTTATTAATAATTGTTGTCCAGATAATCCAAGTATCAGGTGAAAAAATTGCGAAACGGTTAACCAAAAATTAA
- a CDS encoding class I SAM-dependent methyltransferase, producing MSHMSNIKKYYEDNYKEGYPDYYIQGWENKTAQELRFKELVGQIDLNNKKILDVGCGTGNLLEYINERFTGFDYTGVDILPHMIDIALSKKLNGKFICMDLFKNNPFQSNSFDAIFSSGIFNLNLGNNKEFLIDALDVFQELSGGVISFNLLWDKSPDREDKYFYFDPDKVGQVLTEKYGMYWSVSIVKGYLNNDFTVLLKKK from the coding sequence ATGAGTCATATGAGCAATATAAAAAAATACTATGAGGATAATTACAAAGAAGGATATCCCGATTACTACATACAAGGATGGGAAAATAAGACTGCCCAGGAACTGAGGTTTAAAGAACTGGTAGGCCAGATTGATTTAAATAACAAAAAAATTCTTGATGTGGGCTGCGGGACGGGAAACTTACTGGAATATATAAATGAAAGATTTACAGGGTTTGATTATACAGGAGTAGACATTTTGCCCCATATGATAGATATAGCATTAAGTAAGAAGTTAAATGGAAAGTTTATATGTATGGATTTATTTAAGAACAATCCCTTCCAGAGCAATTCCTTTGATGCAATATTTTCGTCAGGAATATTTAATCTGAATTTAGGAAACAACAAGGAGTTTTTGATTGATGCTTTGGACGTTTTTCAAGAGTTATCCGGAGGAGTAATATCATTTAATCTTCTTTGGGATAAATCACCTGACAGGGAGGATAAATACTTTTATTTTGACCCGGATAAGGTAGGACAGGTATTAACAGAAAAGTACGGAATGTATTGGAGTGTGTCAATAGTAAAAGGTTACTTGAATAATGATTTTACTGTATTATTAAAAAAGAAATAA
- a CDS encoding MetQ/NlpA family ABC transporter substrate-binding protein → MRKIIKASIAGILTLALGLGVAACGSTNSSQNSNVSSSQQSTAGKDGEKKIVFGVAPGPYGDMVKLAIQPELEKKGYDVELMEFSDYVQPNIALGNGEVNVNLFQHTVYLENFAKEHKLELSPVISIPTASMGIFSKKIKKLEELPDGATVTLPNDVPNLARALRFLVQVNLITLKPDIDLTKASENDIAENPKKLVFTPAEAAQLPRTLDSADIAIVNGNFAISAGLKLSEAVAKEKLDEPYKNVIAVRTQDKETKFVKDIEEIVKSQAFRNVIEDDKNIFKDFDFPEWFSK, encoded by the coding sequence ATGAGAAAGATAATAAAAGCAAGTATTGCAGGTATTTTAACTTTAGCATTGGGATTGGGTGTAGCAGCGTGCGGCAGTACAAATTCTTCTCAAAATTCAAACGTATCATCATCGCAGCAGTCGACAGCAGGTAAAGACGGTGAAAAGAAAATAGTGTTCGGGGTAGCACCGGGACCATATGGAGATATGGTTAAATTGGCTATACAACCTGAACTTGAAAAAAAGGGCTATGATGTTGAACTTATGGAATTCAGTGATTATGTTCAACCAAACATTGCCCTTGGAAATGGAGAAGTAAACGTTAATCTGTTTCAGCATACAGTATATTTGGAGAACTTTGCAAAAGAACACAAACTTGAACTTAGCCCAGTAATCAGTATACCAACTGCTAGCATGGGGATATTTTCTAAAAAAATTAAAAAACTTGAAGAATTACCTGATGGAGCAACAGTTACATTGCCAAATGATGTTCCCAATCTGGCAAGAGCCCTAAGATTTCTTGTACAGGTAAATCTTATAACCTTAAAGCCTGACATAGATTTAACAAAGGCATCTGAAAATGACATAGCCGAAAATCCTAAAAAACTTGTTTTTACACCGGCAGAAGCTGCACAGCTTCCAAGAACTCTGGACAGTGCAGACATAGCAATAGTAAACGGTAATTTTGCTATATCAGCCGGATTGAAACTTTCAGAAGCTGTTGCCAAGGAAAAGTTAGATGAACCTTATAAAAATGTTATAGCTGTAAGGACACAAGATAAAGAAACCAAGTTTGTAAAGGACATAGAAGAAATAGTTAAATCACAGGCATTTAGAAACGTAATAGAAGACGATAAAAATATATTCAAGGATTTTGATTTCCCCGAATGGTTCAGCAAATAG
- a CDS encoding M14 family zinc carboxypeptidase, with the protein MSKRIKIFLFAIIYTLTTFSTFSVQASKVTYSKTLEQIYKSKDVYTDTQKRLKEFNKNYSNITYLFSAGKSVQKRDLSVIKIGNGSKKIFINAAHHPREYIGTILTLNQIQNLLEAYTSNGTIDGQKVRNLLDNQVTFYFMPLVNPDGVQICINGSPSYYFNANKVDLNHNYDALWFKKITSTYSTGTKAFSEPETQAVRDLCLNIEFDVTLAYHAAGDIIYWYFGQEGADKTRDLAYANMLKSTTGYSLVSPANYKSSTSGFKDWCVQKLKIPSFTLEIGGKRGITKPVEWSYYNTIWNQNKLVPVRIAKQLMSQKKFISDKNTTLIYKSNLFRQGQILSINGKQYIAEKDVTLLTGIIPESQKEELNETAIYINKIPYINLETLAKCLNLNFRFEKSSNTVYIS; encoded by the coding sequence ATGTCTAAAAGAATAAAGATTTTTTTATTTGCAATAATCTACACGCTAACAACATTTAGTACATTCTCTGTACAAGCATCAAAAGTTACATATTCAAAAACTCTGGAACAAATATATAAGAGTAAAGATGTTTACACAGACACGCAGAAACGCCTTAAGGAGTTTAATAAAAATTACAGCAATATAACATATCTTTTTTCAGCAGGAAAAAGTGTACAGAAGAGAGATTTGTCAGTTATTAAAATAGGTAACGGCTCTAAAAAGATATTTATAAATGCAGCCCATCATCCAAGGGAGTACATAGGAACAATTCTTACACTAAACCAAATTCAAAATTTGCTGGAGGCATACACTAGTAATGGAACTATTGACGGTCAAAAAGTCAGAAATCTTCTTGATAATCAGGTAACATTTTATTTTATGCCATTGGTAAATCCTGATGGTGTACAGATATGTATAAATGGGTCTCCATCCTATTACTTTAACGCTAATAAAGTAGACCTTAATCATAATTACGATGCACTATGGTTTAAAAAAATCACATCTACATATTCTACAGGAACTAAAGCATTCTCTGAACCTGAGACTCAGGCAGTTAGAGATTTATGTCTTAACATAGAATTTGACGTGACCCTTGCATATCATGCAGCAGGAGATATAATTTACTGGTATTTTGGACAAGAAGGTGCAGATAAAACAAGGGACTTGGCTTACGCAAATATGTTAAAATCTACTACAGGCTACAGTCTGGTAAGTCCAGCAAACTACAAATCATCTACTTCCGGGTTTAAAGATTGGTGTGTACAAAAATTAAAAATTCCATCCTTTACGCTTGAGATAGGGGGTAAAAGAGGTATTACAAAACCCGTAGAATGGTCATATTACAATACTATTTGGAATCAAAACAAGCTTGTTCCCGTTAGAATTGCAAAACAGCTTATGAGCCAGAAAAAGTTTATTAGCGATAAGAATACCACCCTAATATATAAAAGCAATTTGTTCCGTCAAGGACAGATACTATCTATAAATGGAAAGCAATACATTGCCGAGAAAGATGTAACCTTACTAACAGGAATAATACCCGAAAGCCAAAAAGAAGAACTTAATGAAACAGCAATTTATATAAACAAAATACCATATATAAACCTGGAAACCCTGGCAAAATGTTTGAATCTAAACTTCAGGTTTGAAAAATCCTCAAATACGGTTTATATTTCATAA
- a CDS encoding methionine ABC transporter ATP-binding protein, whose amino-acid sequence MIRLENVSVEFKQKKEKDVVAVKDVSLHIRKGEIFGIVGTSGAGKSSLIRTLNGLQKPTQGRVFVDGEDITNAKGKNLRNIRRKIGMIFQHFNLISRKTVGQNIEFALKIQNYPKQDRSKRVKELLEIVGLSDKEKVYPANLSGGQKQRVAIARALAANPKVLLCDEATSALDVQTTEEILQLLRKINRELEITIVFITHQLEIAKTLFDRIAVMSQGVIIEENDTYQIFASPSNEITQSLIKDNIKLPLEIVESLESEILKLVYKGDKSVEPIISLANKKFDIILNILHGKIEYIKGKPIGILFVTLEGPQEECERAKQFISDNVEEITTYYNGKKGESAWNIA is encoded by the coding sequence ATGATAAGACTTGAAAACGTAAGTGTAGAATTCAAACAGAAAAAAGAAAAAGATGTTGTAGCAGTAAAAGACGTTTCACTGCATATCCGTAAAGGGGAGATATTCGGAATAGTAGGCACCAGCGGGGCGGGCAAAAGCAGTCTTATAAGAACTCTCAACGGTTTGCAAAAGCCCACCCAAGGCAGGGTATTTGTGGATGGAGAAGATATAACAAATGCAAAAGGCAAAAACCTGCGAAATATTAGAAGAAAAATAGGAATGATTTTTCAACACTTTAACCTTATCTCAAGAAAAACAGTAGGTCAGAATATTGAATTTGCATTAAAAATTCAGAATTACCCCAAACAGGATAGAAGTAAAAGAGTAAAGGAACTCCTTGAAATAGTTGGGCTATCTGATAAGGAAAAGGTATATCCGGCCAACCTGAGCGGAGGACAAAAGCAAAGAGTTGCAATAGCAAGAGCATTAGCAGCAAATCCAAAGGTATTGCTGTGCGATGAGGCTACTTCGGCTTTGGATGTTCAAACAACAGAGGAAATTTTACAACTTCTCAGGAAAATCAACAGAGAACTTGAAATAACCATAGTATTTATAACACATCAGTTAGAGATAGCTAAAACACTATTTGACAGAATAGCTGTTATGAGTCAGGGGGTCATTATAGAAGAAAACGATACATATCAGATATTTGCTTCACCATCAAATGAGATAACACAAAGTCTTATAAAGGATAATATAAAGCTGCCTTTAGAAATTGTTGAATCTCTTGAGAGTGAAATACTAAAGCTTGTATACAAGGGAGATAAGAGCGTAGAACCCATTATATCTTTAGCAAACAAAAAGTTTGATATTATACTCAATATACTTCACGGAAAAATAGAATATATTAAGGGGAAGCCAATAGGTATACTTTTCGTGACACTTGAAGGGCCTCAGGAGGAATGTGAGAGAGCAAAGCAGTTTATTTCTGACAACGTGGAAGAAATAACTACATACTACAATGGGAAGAAAGGAGAATCTGCATGGAATATAGCTTAG
- the helD gene encoding RNA polymerase recycling motor HelD, which translates to MSAANHPAYKEELERCRYTLDYVERSLKKALEKREKIGNELESVQKHLSGDSSADYTSILVNTMLHDTLALKIKNLYTARGKPYFARVDYRENNSDRTEKLYIGKMSLSREEDQEIIIVDWRAPIANLYYEGRLGQASYECPDGIIDGELLLKRQFSINNGNLDEIFDIDITTNDEFLQTYLGANAENRLKEIVSTIQEEQNKIVRAPMWKPLIVQGVAGSGKTTIALHRIAYLIYTFEKSFDPENFMIIAPNRLFLNYISEVLPELGVERVKQTTFEDFSMELIGKDFKLTDANEKLNMFVNHNVTKEQIEYNNLVRCSSILKTSMYFKDIIDEYIEEIEKSFIPKKDITLGTKVIFSYDEINNLFLTQYGMWPIAQRMNEIKKSIKTRLKTSKEQFIQQINVECDRKVARAKIGIPDESERQKYIIEAFEKRDRVLKKIDIAAKSLVKDYVASLPKLSPYQYYVDLMNNAEVFDRIAGKYTDKATCKFIREYTLDIINSKKIEQEDLAPIIYLKYKIYGMDEKIPVRHIVIDEAQDFSAFQFYVMKKIVKDSSFTILGDLCQGIHFYRGVRSWEEIVNNVFEGKKCEFLTLEQSYRTTVEIMEAANNVMEKLDNNDLVRAKPVIRHGDSVEYIQKNNIIDVAANIVEKIEQAKREGHKTIAVICKTMEECDQILPMIKKADKNISIITGNEKEYKSGVVVVPSYLSKGLEFDVVLISNASSANYTTSELDIKLLYVAMTRPLHKLCIYYTGEMSSLLK; encoded by the coding sequence ATGTCAGCTGCAAACCATCCGGCCTATAAGGAAGAGCTTGAAAGGTGCAGATATACTCTGGACTATGTGGAAAGAAGTTTGAAAAAAGCACTTGAAAAGAGAGAAAAGATAGGTAATGAGCTTGAAAGTGTACAAAAGCACTTGAGCGGTGATAGTAGTGCAGATTATACCAGTATACTGGTAAATACAATGCTGCATGATACTCTGGCTTTAAAGATTAAAAATTTATATACTGCCAGAGGTAAACCATATTTCGCCAGGGTAGACTACAGGGAAAATAATTCGGATAGAACAGAAAAGCTGTATATCGGAAAAATGTCCCTATCTAGGGAAGAAGACCAGGAGATAATTATTGTAGATTGGAGGGCACCAATAGCAAACCTTTATTATGAAGGCAGACTGGGACAGGCGAGCTATGAATGTCCAGATGGCATAATTGACGGAGAGCTTCTTTTAAAAAGGCAGTTTTCAATTAATAATGGGAATCTTGATGAAATTTTTGATATAGATATAACAACAAATGATGAATTTCTTCAGACATATCTTGGGGCAAATGCAGAAAACAGACTTAAAGAAATTGTATCTACAATTCAGGAAGAGCAGAACAAAATAGTAAGAGCTCCAATGTGGAAACCGCTGATTGTCCAAGGGGTTGCAGGTAGTGGTAAAACAACTATTGCTCTTCATAGAATAGCGTATCTAATATATACATTTGAAAAAAGTTTTGATCCTGAAAATTTTATGATTATAGCACCAAACAGACTTTTTCTTAACTATATATCAGAGGTATTACCTGAACTTGGAGTTGAGAGAGTTAAGCAAACAACTTTTGAGGATTTTTCTATGGAGCTTATAGGGAAGGATTTTAAGCTCACAGATGCAAATGAAAAATTGAATATGTTTGTTAATCATAATGTGACAAAGGAACAAATTGAGTATAATAATCTTGTAAGATGTTCATCTATTCTGAAAACTTCTATGTATTTCAAAGATATTATTGATGAATATATAGAGGAAATTGAGAAATCTTTTATTCCCAAAAAAGATATTACCCTCGGTACTAAAGTTATTTTTTCATATGATGAAATAAATAACTTGTTTTTAACCCAATATGGCATGTGGCCTATTGCACAAAGGATGAATGAGATTAAGAAAAGTATTAAAACAAGGTTAAAAACAAGTAAAGAACAGTTTATTCAACAGATAAATGTTGAATGTGATAGAAAGGTAGCAAGGGCAAAGATAGGAATTCCTGACGAGTCTGAAAGACAAAAGTATATTATAGAGGCTTTTGAAAAGAGAGATCGCGTTTTAAAGAAAATTGATATAGCGGCAAAATCTTTAGTCAAAGACTATGTAGCAAGTCTACCGAAATTAAGTCCTTATCAATACTATGTTGATCTTATGAATAATGCTGAAGTTTTTGACAGGATTGCGGGTAAATACACTGACAAGGCAACTTGTAAGTTTATTAGGGAGTATACTCTTGACATAATAAATAGTAAAAAGATTGAACAGGAAGATTTAGCGCCGATAATTTATCTAAAATACAAGATTTATGGTATGGATGAGAAAATACCTGTTAGGCATATTGTAATTGATGAGGCTCAGGACTTCAGTGCTTTTCAGTTTTATGTTATGAAAAAAATTGTAAAGGATAGCTCTTTTACTATTCTCGGAGATTTATGCCAGGGAATTCATTTCTATAGGGGAGTACGTAGTTGGGAGGAAATTGTTAATAATGTTTTTGAAGGGAAAAAATGTGAGTTTTTAACCTTAGAACAAAGCTATAGAACTACCGTTGAAATTATGGAGGCGGCAAATAATGTTATGGAGAAACTGGATAACAATGATTTGGTACGTGCAAAACCTGTTATCCGACACGGAGATTCTGTTGAATACATTCAGAAGAATAATATTATTGATGTTGCTGCAAATATAGTTGAAAAGATTGAACAGGCAAAAAGAGAGGGGCATAAAACCATAGCAGTTATATGTAAAACTATGGAAGAGTGTGATCAAATATTGCCTATGATAAAAAAAGCTGATAAAAATATTAGTATTATTACAGGAAATGAGAAAGAATATAAAAGTGGTGTTGTAGTGGTCCCATCTTATCTTTCAAAAGGTTTGGAGTTTGATGTGGTACTTATTTCAAATGCCAGCAGTGCCAATTATACAACAAGCGAACTTGATATTAAGTTGCTTTATGTAGCAATGACAAGGCCTTTACATAAGCTTTGTATTTATTATACAGGAGAAATGTCAAGTTTGCTTAAATAG
- a CDS encoding DUF4153 domain-containing protein encodes MENNDLIPEAKASTQPPPYYASYVPRNKKPEYLEFKSRVTSFKGLIISVLSIMLCILFFETIFFQSPGIAVPIYLAAFYCSIYYFFRENDTPLNKAAVLLTIPAMLMAVSFFIHYTPSTRWITWLTLMGIICIQLILLGNYQINGLFSLDAFVKVISNLFAKPFTNLAMPFYSFGILKNRKSETTKNVLYALIGIVVAIPVAAILMALFVQADAVFAASVKAFKNFIGLDFDRLTLELFLGIPSGVFLGAALLGLKYEKHKDKTIKNVGSCIESVIIGTFLTIINIFLIAFVGFQFMYLFGGLDNIKTSGISYAEYARRGFFELCTASAIIFAIAFFVIVMTKKKNAKLSIWISLETVILCAGDGVLLISAVKRMFMYISAYGLSIRRVLTLWLMAVIGLCLLWMIIKCFKIRFAVTKWIGVTVIIGVCILSLTNIEKIIAEYNIDSYLKNPDEPSVVFYLNKLSYTAAPQLEKLWDLSAHQKTEINFNELVENKKIQLSARNKLYGFTLDSIEASKILNKSK; translated from the coding sequence ATGGAAAATAATGACCTCATACCTGAAGCTAAAGCTTCCACACAACCCCCTCCCTATTATGCAAGTTATGTTCCAAGAAATAAAAAACCTGAATATCTTGAATTTAAATCACGTGTTACCTCATTTAAAGGATTGATAATCTCAGTCTTGAGTATTATGTTATGTATACTGTTTTTTGAGACGATTTTTTTCCAGTCTCCGGGAATTGCTGTCCCAATATATCTTGCCGCCTTTTATTGCAGTATTTATTACTTCTTTAGAGAGAATGATACTCCACTTAATAAAGCAGCTGTACTTTTAACAATACCGGCAATGTTAATGGCAGTGAGCTTCTTTATTCATTATACTCCAAGTACCAGATGGATTACATGGCTTACGTTAATGGGAATTATATGTATACAGCTTATACTTCTTGGTAATTATCAGATAAACGGCTTATTCTCCCTGGATGCATTTGTTAAAGTTATTTCAAACTTATTCGCTAAGCCCTTTACTAATCTTGCAATGCCTTTCTACTCTTTTGGAATACTTAAGAACAGGAAATCTGAGACTACCAAAAATGTATTGTACGCACTAATAGGCATAGTTGTGGCTATACCTGTTGCCGCAATTCTTATGGCCTTGTTTGTTCAAGCAGATGCTGTATTTGCTGCTTCTGTAAAAGCATTCAAAAATTTTATAGGTTTAGACTTTGACCGATTAACATTAGAATTATTCTTAGGAATTCCATCAGGTGTATTTCTTGGCGCTGCCCTTCTTGGTTTAAAATATGAAAAACATAAAGATAAAACCATAAAAAATGTTGGTAGCTGTATAGAGTCTGTTATTATCGGTACTTTCTTAACCATAATAAATATATTTCTCATCGCTTTTGTAGGATTTCAGTTCATGTATCTCTTCGGAGGATTAGATAATATAAAAACTTCCGGAATAAGCTATGCAGAATATGCAAGGCGTGGCTTCTTCGAACTATGTACAGCATCAGCAATAATATTCGCCATTGCATTTTTTGTCATAGTTATGACTAAGAAAAAAAATGCAAAACTTTCTATATGGATAAGTCTTGAAACAGTAATTCTATGTGCAGGTGACGGTGTACTACTTATATCTGCCGTTAAGAGAATGTTCATGTATATAAGTGCTTACGGCCTTAGTATTAGGCGTGTTTTGACACTTTGGCTTATGGCGGTAATTGGGTTATGTCTGTTATGGATGATAATAAAATGCTTCAAAATCCGATTTGCTGTTACAAAGTGGATAGGAGTTACTGTAATCATAGGAGTTTGCATATTAAGCCTGACAAACATTGAAAAAATAATTGCAGAATACAATATAGACAGTTACCTAAAGAATCCTGATGAACCATCAGTAGTATTTTATTTGAATAAATTATCCTATACAGCTGCTCCCCAACTGGAAAAGCTCTGGGATTTATCAGCCCACCAAAAAACAGAAATTAACTTTAATGAATTAGTAGAAAATAAAAAAATTCAACTTTCTGCAAGAAATAAACTATACGGCTTTACGCTGGACAGCATTGAAGCATCAAAGATACTTAATAAATCCAAATAA